A stretch of the Conexivisphaerales archaeon genome encodes the following:
- a CDS encoding glycosyltransferase → MEQLRQTDDNGMLRESIEEPEIDKDSVTVVLPTLNEEEAIGELIDEIKAAGYRKILVVDGYSNDKTREIAQSKGVRVMVQHGKGKTGAVLVARDVVDTPYFLLMDGDGTYDPKDIDRFVVHANGYDHIIGFRPKGCPNISKTHRLGNWILTKTFNILMASNVPDVACGMYLLRTEKVKELTLDEFGFVVDQELAVQMLADGRVTYVPINYRKRKGIAKAPTWRQGFRALYTIFKLATKYSPVLLFSLFASIAVVPAIILLGYSAYEYIFRGIYHGGYVLGSLMLFVIGGQGLTVATIGMMLKRLERRLNSKS, encoded by the coding sequence ATGGAGCAGTTAAGGCAAACTGATGATAATGGGATGCTAAGGGAAAGTATAGAGGAGCCAGAAATAGATAAAGACTCTGTAACGGTTGTTCTTCCTACCCTTAATGAGGAAGAAGCCATAGGGGAGCTGATAGACGAAATTAAGGCAGCAGGGTACAGGAAAATTCTCGTTGTCGACGGTTACTCAAACGATAAAACAAGAGAAATAGCCCAGAGCAAAGGAGTAAGAGTGATGGTGCAACATGGAAAGGGAAAGACAGGAGCCGTTCTGGTGGCAAGGGATGTTGTGGATACTCCATATTTCCTGCTCATGGATGGTGATGGCACCTATGACCCTAAGGACATAGACAGGTTTGTCGTCCATGCAAATGGTTATGACCATATAATCGGTTTCCGTCCAAAGGGATGTCCCAACATTAGTAAGACTCACAGGCTCGGTAACTGGATCCTCACAAAGACATTCAACATATTGATGGCTAGTAATGTACCGGATGTTGCGTGTGGAATGTACTTGCTTAGAACGGAAAAGGTGAAAGAATTGACCCTTGATGAATTTGGTTTTGTTGTTGATCAAGAGCTAGCTGTGCAGATGTTGGCGGATGGCAGAGTCACTTATGTACCAATAAATTATCGAAAGCGAAAGGGAATAGCGAAGGCACCAACTTGGAGACAGGGGTTCAGGGCGCTTTATACTATATTCAAACTAGCTACCAAATACAGTCCAGTTTTGCTGTTCTCTCTTTTTGCTTCAATAGCTGTAGTTCCTGCCATAATCCTACTCGGTTATTCTGCATACGAATACATCTTTCGTGGAATCTATCATGGGGGTTATGTTTTAGGAAGCTTGATGCTTTTTGTGATTGGAGGACAAGGCTTGACGGTAGCTACGATAGGAATGATGCTGAAGAGGCTTGAGAGGAGATTAAATTCGAAGAGCTAG
- a CDS encoding PIN domain-containing protein — protein sequence MKRELTGSMVFDTSALLEMIFSTPYGVKAREALKSHSLSLRVCDITMAEAEYVLCRRLGGDDAHDRITNLLKSGYVDVYPDSELIEDAAEYKCKTSLSLPDCFSLALAKRKGTPVVFARREKEFENEMSKRPFDVDILFLEEF from the coding sequence ATGAAGAGAGAACTCACAGGAAGTATGGTGTTTGATACTAGTGCTCTCCTCGAAATGATCTTCTCCACTCCTTATGGGGTAAAGGCAAGAGAAGCGCTCAAGTCCCATTCTCTGAGCTTGAGAGTCTGCGACATCACAATGGCCGAAGCAGAATATGTACTCTGCAGAAGGCTCGGGGGAGATGATGCACATGACAGAATCACGAATCTGCTTAAATCTGGCTATGTTGATGTATATCCAGATTCTGAACTTATAGAAGATGCAGCTGAATACAAGTGCAAAACGAGTCTTTCTCTACCAGACTGCTTTTCCCTTGCTCTTGCAAAGAGGAAAGGGACGCCTGTAGTCTTTGCGAGAAGAGAGAAAGAGTTCGAGAATGAAATGTCGAAAAGACCATTCGACGTTGATATACTCTTCTTGGAAGAGTTTTGA
- a CDS encoding NAD-dependent epimerase/dehydratase family protein: METLRIAVTGGAGFVGSHAAKRLIQKGHEVLIIDNLSSGSIQNLKDLGIEQDCMIGDLRDYNFAKEALKGADIVYHFAAEVGSVEYLHGSIAKELAALQANVTIDANVLRSCVENGINRILYASSVSVYPYSRQLADDAVFKEEDFSFHADPEGGYGWAKYIAERQLFGMKDMHAGIARIFHAYGENIYLAPDRSQVIASLIRKAVMYPKEDFVVWGDGKQKRCFVFIDDTIEAIELIRQYADKNGTCAFNVGSEEEVTIGRLAEMIVGISQKGIRVSYDTSKPKGARSRKPDLSLVSRVLGWKPKTSLKDGLKRTFLWAERRLQYGAVKAN; this comes from the coding sequence ATGGAAACTCTCAGAATAGCTGTGACTGGAGGGGCTGGGTTCGTAGGGAGCCATGCTGCAAAGAGGCTCATTCAAAAGGGTCATGAAGTATTGATAATAGATAATCTTTCATCCGGCTCAATTCAGAACCTTAAGGATTTGGGGATTGAACAGGATTGCATGATTGGAGACCTTAGGGATTACAACTTTGCAAAGGAGGCTCTGAAAGGTGCTGACATTGTGTACCACTTCGCTGCAGAAGTTGGGTCAGTAGAGTATCTGCATGGTTCAATAGCAAAAGAGCTTGCAGCCCTGCAGGCTAACGTAACAATAGATGCCAATGTGCTGAGGAGCTGCGTTGAAAACGGAATCAACCGCATTCTGTATGCATCAAGCGTCTCAGTCTATCCCTATTCTAGGCAGCTTGCAGATGATGCTGTGTTCAAAGAAGAGGATTTCAGCTTCCATGCGGACCCTGAGGGAGGCTATGGATGGGCGAAGTATATTGCTGAGAGGCAGTTGTTTGGAATGAAGGATATGCATGCAGGGATAGCAAGGATCTTTCATGCTTATGGAGAAAACATCTACTTGGCTCCAGATAGAAGTCAGGTGATAGCCTCTCTCATCAGAAAGGCTGTAATGTATCCAAAGGAGGATTTTGTTGTCTGGGGGGATGGAAAGCAAAAAAGATGTTTCGTGTTCATAGATGATACCATAGAAGCTATTGAGCTTATCAGGCAATATGCAGACAAGAATGGGACTTGTGCGTTCAATGTGGGGTCAGAGGAAGAAGTAACGATAGGCAGGCTTGCCGAAATGATTGTGGGAATAAGCCAAAAAGGGATTAGAGTTAGCTATGATACTTCGAAGCCAAAAGGAGCTAGAAGCAGGAAGCCCGACCTCTCCTTGGTAAGCAGGGTTCTTGGATGGAAACCAAAGACGAGTCTGAAGGACGGGCTCAAAAGGACTTTTCTCTGGGCGGAAAGGAGGTTACAATATGGAGCAGTTAAGGCAAACTGA